From the Thermodesulfobium sp. 4217-1 genome, one window contains:
- a CDS encoding isocitrate lyase/phosphoenolpyruvate mutase family protein encodes MSKRATTLFRKLLYSKDILELPGVYDAFSAKIAEKAGFNAITMGGYQVSASLLGEPGVGYLTLCGNSSTASTNRNELGER; translated from the coding sequence CTGTCAAAAAGAGCAACGACCTTATTTAGAAAACTTCTATATTCAAAAGACATATTAGAACTGCCAGGCGTCTACGATGCCTTTAGCGCAAAAATAGCTGAAAAAGCAGGATTTAACGCTATTACTATGGGAGGTTATCAGGTTTCAGCCAGTTTGCTTGGTGAGCCTGGTGTTGGCTATTTAACCTTGTGCGGCAATTCATCCACCGCCTCAACGAATCGCAATGAATTAGGTGAGAGATGA